The following is a genomic window from Sutcliffiella horikoshii.
AACCCCACATTTACTATTAAACCAGCAAAAGTGTATACTAGTGTATACTTTTGCAGATCTTCAATTAATAACCACACTGAACGAGCCGATCCTAATGTTGCAAAAGTACCAGCCCACACACTTATTATTATTATACTCGCTGCACTACTGTATTCATCACCATATAAAACAGACACAATAAAACCAGAAGATAGAATAATAATTACACCAAATACTATACCAGTCCAAGCTACAATTGAATATAATATTTGCATAGCATTCATATAACTTTGTTGGTTCTCTAATTTTTTCTTCATAATAATAGGCTTAAATGACGTAATAATAGCTAATGGAACAAAATACCACATACTTGTAATTTGAGTTGCTGCTGAATATAAACCTAGTTCTTTTTTATCTATTAATAAAGAACCAAGCATTACCTTGTCTATTTGCATGTATAGAGTAACCATAAGCCCTGAAAGAACCAAATACCAACTCTGTGATAGTATTTTTTTTGCATAAAGAAATTTGAATTTCCATTTCGTTTTTGAACTCCTATGTTTGAAATATGCAACAACTAGTGCAATACCAATTATTAATGTATCGGACATATAAATGAGAGCTAGGTGGACTAAACTTCCCTCTAATACCACAAATACAACTTTAAGTATAGCTGAGAAAACATATGCACCCATACGAATTAATGAAGAAATTTTTGATTTTTGGTATGCTTGTATCCAATATTCAATAACCTCTAAAGATTTAAAAATCATGGTAAATGACATAACCAATACAAGTAAATGAACAAGAGTTTCATTGGGGGCGACAAACCGAATAACTATACTAGTAAGCAAAGTTAAAAAAAATCCACCTAAAACCCTTAACAACAAACTTGTAAAAAGTATTGTCCCTTCTTCTTCTTCTTGCTGTACTATTATTTTTACTGATAGTGTTTCTAAACCAAGTGTAGACAAGGCTGTAAATAATGTTACGAAAGCTAACGCATAATTATAAATACCATAATTTTCGGGACCCAAATATCTAGCAACCAATGCCATTACTAAAATACCGATAGCCATTGTAAAAACTTTGTCTCCAACTAGCCAACTTGCATTCTTAATAGTTTTTGCGAGAATAGCATTATCTTTAATTCTCGAAGAAAGTAATACGATTTTATCTTTAATTTTCAATTTCTATTCCTTCTTTTGTAAAATTTCTTCGTATATCTCGAATAAACGTTTGGTGTTGTTTAGTGGATTATGCGTTTGTAATGCATTTTCTCTAGCATTTCCAGAAAATTCTTTAGCCATAATTTCATTTTCGAATATTTCACATACATAGTGTGCTAACATATATGCTGCATCGTGTTGATATAAAAAACCTTCCTCATTATGTTTTAATCTATCAATTACTCCTCCAACATATGATGCAATGCTCGGTACACCAAGAATTTTGGCTTCACTTAGTGAATTCGATTCATTTTCAATTATTGATGGTGATACAAATATATGCGACTTTAAGAAACGCTCACACATCTGTTTTTCTTGAAGAACCCCAGTAAAAGAAATATGATTTATCAAGTTATTTCTTTCTATCAATTCTTCAATATACTTCGCATACGACGATTTTTTAAGTTTATCTTTTAAGGTTTTTGCTACTGTAACATCGGGTCCTGCGATGTACACCTTTGTCTGTGGGTATTTCTTTAAAATAGAGGGTAGCGCCTCGAGCACATGATGTAACCCTTTTATAGGATAAGATGCTTGACTCAAGAATATCGAGTATTTTTCGCAATTTTCATATACCCACTCATGCTTGTAAAATTCTTCCCTTAAAGTTTCATTGCAAAAATGATAGGCAACATTGGGGTTAATCTGAGCAGCGCATGCCTTATCCCACGTTGTTCGACCGATAATATGATTTGCTTTTTGAATTGCTTCGATCTCAAGTAATCCCCTTTTTTCAAACTGTTTTTGTTGAAGGAGAATATTACTACGTTTAACAAAATCTCTGAATGTGAATCTTGTTTGAACTCTTATTGGTATTCCAGCTGTATAATGTTTTGCAATAACGGAAACAAGGCCCTGAATATTAATTACCGTTTTAATTCCCTGTTCCTTACAAATGTTTATCATTGCCAAGGAATGGGCAAACTCCGTCCCGAAAATATGAACAAGGTCCGGCTTTAACTCTAATAGTATATTTTTTAGATATTTGTTTTGACGGACGGATTCCTTGTCCTTAAAATTTATAGCAGGAAAAGAAAAGTAATTAATTTTTTCTCCAGTAAGTTTTTTTATATCTTTTGATTGTGGGTTAGGAAATGCAATTGAAAGTTTTATATTATCCTTTGTTGACAAATTTTTCGATGCTGTTATAAGCCAACCTCCAAGTGGTAGTGGATTTTCATTCATGAGATCACTTGCTTCAGGAAGTGGGATGTTGGCCAGCCATAGAACATTCATATTATTCTCCTTTAGATTCTATTAAGATAGATAGTGACTATTTTTTCTGTTTACTATAGTAAGATAGAATTAAAAACATTATTATCACTACCCAGGTGTGTGTGCTTGTTCCAATCCATCTCATTGGACTTTCAAAGATCATTAAAATAATCATAATATATGCGCCTTTGTAACCAAAGTTATTAGTTTTAAGCATTTTTTTATAGATAACTAACGAGAGTATTCCAAACATTAATGAGCCAAGTATTACCCCTAAATAACCAAAGTCATAAAAAAATGTATATACCATGGTTGGAAAAGCATTATAAATAGCACCTTCATTACTCACTGTAATATAGGTTTGATTATGTTCACTTATATAAGATGCAATAGGATTAATATCAAAACCAACAAATCTCAGAATGAAAATAAATACATCAATGATTCCCCCAAAAAAAGCACCACCGAAAAATATGGAGTCATCATTCATAGCAAGAGGAAGCATATTCTCAAAATATAGATATGGAGCAGTAAAGTATATTATGACGGTAGAAAGTACACCGCCAATTCCTCCGTCAGTTTCAAGTCTTTTTAGAGAGACAAAGACTAGAGATAAAAGAATAGTTATAATAAATACTTGCATTAATAATTTTTTTAGAAACTTTATTTGATTAATTTGCTTTCTGTTAATAAAATAGGCAGCAATAAAAACTATTCCAAATGATATAATTATACTTCTACCACCAGATGAGAAAACATAAAGTATAATGGATAGTATTGTCGCTATGACAACTAGCTTATTATATTTTTTTTGGAAAAACTGTAATGATACAAATATAATGCTAAAAACAATTACTGGAAGAACAAATAAATTATTTATAAGATGATCGTAGCCGCTCATTATTGTTTCTTGTCTAAAGTAATTATACCTTATTGCAATATAACTAACTCCTGACATTAACAATTGTAATGCCTTTACAGATCTAATAGCCAATATTGTTACCACTATTCCAAGTGACACTAACAATAACTTCAAAAATAAATTATTAATTAACTCTTGACTGAATACTTGTTGTTTCTCTTCATTAATATACTTTGGCTGTTGCTTGAAACTTGATTTTTTCAAATAATAAATTAAAGGGAAATTAAATGATAAGATAGCTACTAACATAATAAAGTAAGTATATTCACTAGGAACATATATACCAAAAAAACCAAAATTCGATATAAAAATTGTAATCCCCCACCAAAAATTAAATAAAATAAAAGGACTGTATATTCTTCTATCGATAATTGCCGAAACCATGATTAAAAAAAGACAAATAAAACTAGTTAGAATTGCCATAATTACTCCCTAA
Proteins encoded in this region:
- a CDS encoding flippase; amino-acid sequence: MKIKDKIVLLSSRIKDNAILAKTIKNASWLVGDKVFTMAIGILVMALVARYLGPENYGIYNYALAFVTLFTALSTLGLETLSVKIIVQQEEEEGTILFTSLLLRVLGGFFLTLLTSIVIRFVAPNETLVHLLVLVMSFTMIFKSLEVIEYWIQAYQKSKISSLIRMGAYVFSAILKVVFVVLEGSLVHLALIYMSDTLIIGIALVVAYFKHRSSKTKWKFKFLYAKKILSQSWYLVLSGLMVTLYMQIDKVMLGSLLIDKKELGLYSAATQITSMWYFVPLAIITSFKPIIMKKKLENQQSYMNAMQILYSIVAWTGIVFGVIIILSSGFIVSVLYGDEYSSAASIIIISVWAGTFATLGSARSVWLLIEDLQKYTLVYTFAGLIVNVGLNYIMIPVYGGIGASIATLIAQIFANVIILAAFAKTRISSVMITKAFLPKNLFKIRKL
- a CDS encoding glycosyltransferase family 4 protein; the encoded protein is MNVLWLANIPLPEASDLMNENPLPLGGWLITASKNLSTKDNIKLSIAFPNPQSKDIKKLTGEKINYFSFPAINFKDKESVRQNKYLKNILLELKPDLVHIFGTEFAHSLAMINICKEQGIKTVINIQGLVSVIAKHYTAGIPIRVQTRFTFRDFVKRSNILLQQKQFEKRGLLEIEAIQKANHIIGRTTWDKACAAQINPNVAYHFCNETLREEFYKHEWVYENCEKYSIFLSQASYPIKGLHHVLEALPSILKKYPQTKVYIAGPDVTVAKTLKDKLKKSSYAKYIEELIERNNLINHISFTGVLQEKQMCERFLKSHIFVSPSIIENESNSLSEAKILGVPSIASYVGGVIDRLKHNEEGFLYQHDAAYMLAHYVCEIFENEIMAKEFSGNARENALQTHNPLNNTKRLFEIYEEILQKKE
- a CDS encoding O-antigen polymerase; translated protein: MAILTSFICLFLIMVSAIIDRRIYSPFILFNFWWGITIFISNFGFFGIYVPSEYTYFIMLVAILSFNFPLIYYLKKSSFKQQPKYINEEKQQVFSQELINNLFLKLLLVSLGIVVTILAIRSVKALQLLMSGVSYIAIRYNYFRQETIMSGYDHLINNLFVLPVIVFSIIFVSLQFFQKKYNKLVVIATILSIILYVFSSGGRSIIISFGIVFIAAYFINRKQINQIKFLKKLLMQVFIITILLSLVFVSLKRLETDGGIGGVLSTVIIYFTAPYLYFENMLPLAMNDDSIFFGGAFFGGIIDVFIFILRFVGFDINPIASYISEHNQTYITVSNEGAIYNAFPTMVYTFFYDFGYLGVILGSLMFGILSLVIYKKMLKTNNFGYKGAYIMIILMIFESPMRWIGTSTHTWVVIIMFLILSYYSKQKK